The DNA window ACAGATTAAGAGCTCCAGGTTCAATCGGTGCGGGTTCTGACCCTTCTAGAGTTTTCAAAGGACTTAGAATGGCTGGTAGAATGGGAGGAAAACAGGTAACTGTTCAAAACCTTCAAGTGTTAAAAGTAGATACAGAACAAAATCTTTTAGTAGTAAAAGGTGCTGTTCCGGGAGCTAAAAATTCTTATGTAATTATCAAGAAATGGAACTAGTAGTATTAAATACATCAGGAAAAGAAACCGGAAGAAAAGTTCAACTAGACGAAGCTATCTTCGGAATTGAGCCAAATCAGCACGCGGTTTACTTAGAAGTGAAACAATACCTTGCTGCTCAAAGACAAGGGACTCATAAGTCTAAAGAAAGAAGCGAAATTACTGCTTCTACTAGAAAACTTAAAAAACAAAAAGGATCTGGTTCGGCTAGATATGGTGATATTAAATCTCCAACTTTCAAAGGTGGGGGTAGAGTATTCGGTCCTAAGCCAAGAGATTACAGATTCAAATTAAATAAAGCATTAAAAAGATTAGCTAAGAAATCTGTTCTTTCTCAAAAAATGAGAGAAAACTCTATTAAAGTATTAGAAGAAGTAACATTTGCTGCTCCTAAAACTAAAGATTTCATCAATGTATTTAATGCATTAGGTTTGGAAGGCAAAAAAGCATTATTCGTGCTTGCTGAAACAAACAAGAACGTATATTTATCTTCAAGAAACTTACCGAAAGTAAAAGTTTTAACTTATAATGAGATTTCTTCTTATGACTTAGTTAATGCTGGTGAAGTAGTATTCTTCGAAGGTGCTGTAGAAAAATTTCAAGAAAATTTAAGAAAATAAGTCATGTCAGTTATCATTAAACCAATCATTTCAGAAAAAGCAAACAGCCAGTCAGAATTGAGCGGAGTTTATACGTTTTTAGTAGATACTAAAGCTAATAAAATCCAAATCAAACAAGCTGTAGAAGCTGCTTATAGTGTAAAGGTAGAAGACGTAAGAACAATGATTTATGCTCCTAAAGTTTCTTCGAAATACACTAAAAAAGGACTTCAAGTTGGTAAAACCAATAAATTGAAGAAAGCTTTGGTTCAACTTGTAGAAGGCGAAACCATTGATATTTTTGCAACAAATTAATAATTTTATATAATTAATAGTAATGTCTGTTAGAAAATTAAAACCTATCACCCCAGGACAGAGATTCAGAATTGTAAACAATTTT is part of the Cloacibacterium normanense genome and encodes:
- the rplD gene encoding 50S ribosomal protein L4, which gives rise to MELVVLNTSGKETGRKVQLDEAIFGIEPNQHAVYLEVKQYLAAQRQGTHKSKERSEITASTRKLKKQKGSGSARYGDIKSPTFKGGGRVFGPKPRDYRFKLNKALKRLAKKSVLSQKMRENSIKVLEEVTFAAPKTKDFINVFNALGLEGKKALFVLAETNKNVYLSSRNLPKVKVLTYNEISSYDLVNAGEVVFFEGAVEKFQENLRK
- the rplW gene encoding 50S ribosomal protein L23 — protein: MSVIIKPIISEKANSQSELSGVYTFLVDTKANKIQIKQAVEAAYSVKVEDVRTMIYAPKVSSKYTKKGLQVGKTNKLKKALVQLVEGETIDIFATN